From one Pseudomonas sp. S35 genomic stretch:
- the nuoN gene encoding NADH-quinone oxidoreductase subunit NuoN: protein MEFTIQHFIALAPLLITSLTVVAVMLAIAWRRNHSQTFLLSCAGLNLALLSIIPALKVAPLAVTPLMMVDDFALLYIALILVATLACVTLAHAYLGEGGTGYPGNREELYLLILLAAAGGIVLVSAQHLAGLFIGLELLSIPTYGLVAYAFFNKRSLEAGIKYMVLSAAGSAFLLFGMALLYAEAGSLSFTGIGHALAATNSPAPIAQLGLAMMLIGLAFKLSLVPFHLWTPDVYEGAPAPVAAFLATASKVAVFAVMVRLFQISPAANTGVLSNVLTVIAIASILFGNLLALTQNNLKRLLGYSSIAHFGYLLIALVASKGLAVEAIGVYLVTYVITSLGAFGVITLMSSPYKGRDADALYEYRGLFWRRPYLTAVLTVMMLSLAGIPLTAGFIGKFYIVATGVQAHEWWLVASLVLGSAIGVFYYLRVMVTLYLIEPNLRRVDAELHWEQKAGGVMLLAIALLAFFLGVYPQPLLTLVQHAVLGV from the coding sequence ATGGAATTCACGATCCAACACTTTATCGCGCTTGCGCCGCTGCTGATCACCAGCCTCACCGTTGTGGCGGTGATGCTGGCAATCGCCTGGCGCCGCAATCACTCGCAAACGTTCCTGCTGTCCTGCGCCGGTCTTAACCTGGCCCTGCTGTCGATCATCCCGGCCCTCAAGGTCGCGCCACTGGCGGTAACGCCGCTGATGATGGTCGATGACTTCGCGCTGCTGTATATCGCGCTGATCCTGGTCGCGACCTTGGCCTGCGTCACCCTCGCCCACGCCTACCTCGGCGAAGGTGGCACCGGCTACCCGGGCAACCGCGAAGAGCTGTACCTGCTGATCCTGCTGGCTGCGGCCGGCGGTATCGTGCTGGTCAGCGCGCAGCACCTGGCCGGCTTGTTCATCGGCCTGGAACTGCTGTCGATCCCGACCTACGGCCTGGTGGCCTACGCCTTCTTCAACAAGCGCTCCCTGGAAGCCGGCATCAAGTACATGGTGCTGTCGGCTGCAGGCTCCGCGTTCCTGTTGTTCGGTATGGCCCTGCTCTACGCCGAAGCCGGCAGCCTGAGCTTCACCGGTATCGGCCACGCCCTGGCCGCCACCAACAGCCCCGCGCCGATTGCCCAACTGGGCCTGGCGATGATGCTGATCGGCCTGGCATTCAAACTGTCGCTGGTGCCGTTCCACCTGTGGACCCCGGACGTGTACGAAGGCGCCCCGGCGCCGGTGGCCGCGTTCCTGGCGACCGCTTCCAAGGTGGCGGTGTTTGCGGTGATGGTGCGTCTGTTCCAGATTTCGCCGGCTGCCAACACCGGCGTGCTGAGCAACGTGCTGACCGTGATCGCCATTGCGTCGATCCTGTTCGGTAACCTGCTGGCGCTGACCCAGAACAACCTCAAGCGTCTGCTGGGTTACTCGTCCATCGCCCACTTCGGCTACCTGCTGATCGCCCTGGTGGCGAGCAAAGGCCTGGCCGTGGAAGCCATCGGCGTGTACCTGGTCACCTACGTGATCACCAGCCTCGGCGCCTTCGGTGTGATCACGCTGATGTCCTCGCCGTACAAAGGCCGCGACGCTGACGCCCTGTACGAATACCGCGGCCTGTTCTGGCGCCGTCCGTACCTGACCGCCGTACTGACCGTGATGATGCTGTCCCTGGCCGGTATCCCGCTGACTGCCGGCTTTATCGGCAAGTTCTACATCGTGGCAACCGGTGTTCAAGCCCACGAGTGGTGGCTGGTGGCGTCCCTGGTGCTGGGCAGTGCCATCGGCGTGTTCTATTACCTGCGTGTGATGGTCACCCTGTACCTGATCGAGCCAAACCTGCGCCGTGTGGATGCCGAGTTGCATTGGGAACAGAAGGCAGGCGGCGTCATGCTGCTGGCCATCGCCCTGCTCGCGTTCTTCCTGGGCGTGTACCCACAACCGTTGCTCACCCTGGTGCAGCACGCGGTGCTGGGCGTTTGA
- the tssK gene encoding type VI secretion system baseplate subunit TssK has product MSWNNKVVWSEGMLLQPQHLQQHDRFLQAQLEARVKTLRAYAWGFSALEIDPQQLAMGKVALLSFSGVLPDGTPVGQPFDDEMPLPLAIPDDARDVKVVLALPSVRPGISEVDDDPSVENFARHRSAEYEAWDSNGLDSSALMSVGKLRLRLAFEGDVADAYTLLGVAHVIEKRIDNSVVLDRQYSPPCLDIRASERLRAIIDELLGLLQQQHEALASRLAGPDGRDTTQFDDVLLLQLLNRSLPLMRHLSTMSGLHPEQLYRDVSGLAGELATFFAHDKRAAVYPVYRHTALADTFAPVMLDLRRALSLVVDARATFLPLEERQHGIRVAVLLERDLLRCATFILAVQAQVPADDLRDRFPSWVKIGSVEKIRDLVNLQLPGIGLRPLSASPRQLPFNAGCTYFELDRSSEYWQLLSQSAGFALHLGAEFPGLHLQFWAIRDLSQPD; this is encoded by the coding sequence ATGTCTTGGAATAACAAAGTGGTCTGGTCTGAGGGCATGTTGTTGCAGCCTCAACACTTGCAGCAGCACGACCGATTCCTACAGGCCCAGTTGGAGGCGCGGGTCAAGACGCTACGCGCGTATGCCTGGGGGTTTTCGGCGTTGGAGATCGATCCGCAGCAATTGGCGATGGGCAAGGTGGCGTTGCTGTCGTTCAGCGGCGTCTTGCCTGATGGTACGCCTGTGGGCCAGCCGTTCGACGACGAGATGCCGCTGCCCCTCGCGATCCCCGATGACGCCCGCGACGTGAAAGTGGTGCTGGCATTGCCCAGTGTGCGCCCGGGTATTTCGGAGGTGGATGACGACCCCAGTGTCGAGAACTTTGCCCGCCATCGCAGTGCTGAATACGAAGCCTGGGACAGTAACGGGCTGGACAGTAGCGCACTGATGAGTGTCGGCAAGTTGCGCCTGCGGCTGGCGTTCGAGGGCGATGTGGCCGACGCCTACACGCTGCTGGGGGTTGCCCATGTGATAGAAAAACGCATCGATAACAGCGTCGTGCTCGACCGCCAGTACAGCCCGCCCTGCCTGGATATTCGTGCATCCGAGCGCCTCAGGGCGATCATTGACGAACTGCTTGGGTTGTTGCAGCAACAGCACGAAGCGTTGGCCTCGCGATTGGCCGGCCCCGATGGCCGTGATACGACACAGTTCGACGACGTCCTGCTGTTGCAGTTGCTCAATCGCAGCTTGCCGTTGATGCGGCATTTATCGACGATGAGCGGCTTGCACCCGGAGCAGTTGTATCGCGACGTCTCGGGCCTTGCCGGCGAACTGGCAACGTTTTTCGCCCACGATAAACGCGCGGCCGTTTACCCGGTCTACCGTCATACGGCGCTGGCAGATACGTTTGCCCCGGTAATGCTCGACCTGCGCCGCGCACTGTCGTTGGTGGTGGATGCACGGGCCACGTTCCTGCCCTTGGAAGAGCGTCAACACGGCATCCGAGTGGCCGTGCTACTTGAACGGGATTTGCTGCGCTGCGCCACCTTCATCCTGGCGGTGCAGGCGCAGGTGCCGGCTGACGACCTGCGCGACCGCTTCCCATCCTGGGTCAAGATCGGTTCGGTGGAGAAGATTCGTGATCTGGTCAACCTGCAACTGCCGGGCATTGGCCTGCGGCCTTTGTCGGCATCTCCCCGCCAACTGCCGTTCAATGCCGGCTGCACCTATTTCGAACTTGATCGCAGCAGCGAATATTGGCAACTGCTGAGTCAGTCTGCCGGTTTTGCCCTGCACCTGGGCGCAGAGTTCCCTGGGCTGCATCTGCAGTTCTGGGCCATCCGCGATTTGAGTCAACCTGATTGA
- a CDS encoding type VI secretion system tip protein VgrG translates to MPTTQHHREIQVSSVLGTDVLLFRRMQAFEGLSRLSEYEVELYSERTDLAIDDLLATPMTVAVDLPAGGSRYFSGHVSRFSCEGRHGRYATYKAIVRPWLWFLTLGSDCRIFQALSVPDILKQVFAPYSIADVDTSGLSASYKALAYCVQYRESDFNFVSRLMEREGIYYFFKSAADRHTLVLADSYGAHAPAPGYAQMRFMPAAGPAMRESEVIYDWRMSGEVEPGGYTLQDFDFERPGANLLARSALAGSYPQSHHECYDYPGKYTERKQGETYARTLIETRHAGTGRVSGATRARGLFPGALMTLTEHPRSEQNAQFLLLQARYVLSSDTYEPTPPATPEPLLTCEFQALSRQQQFRTPWVSPKPLMRGPQTAIVVGKQGEEIWTDKYGRIKVQFHWDREGKGDENSSCWIRVAQGWAGKRWGSLHIPRTGQEVVVSFLEGDPDQPLVTGSVYNADTLPPYALPEHATRSTLKSHSSKGGAGYNELRFDDKKGAEQVFLHAQKNLEQRVLADALDWVGGDRHSWVEQDLREKVGGDRHCAVGGDRNEQAAGAVSLSAGTEMIIDGAAKTGITAGNDVHIKGGMNVVIEAGAAITLKVGSAFLTLTPAAILASTLPLPSPAAASAASAAAAAAATGPIGVPLLPKEADDGK, encoded by the coding sequence ATGCCAACTACTCAACACCACCGCGAAATACAGGTCAGCAGTGTGCTCGGTACCGATGTCCTGCTGTTTCGACGCATGCAGGCCTTCGAGGGCTTGTCCCGGCTCAGCGAGTACGAAGTTGAGCTGTACAGCGAACGCACCGACCTGGCTATCGACGACCTACTGGCCACCCCGATGACGGTCGCAGTGGACCTGCCTGCGGGCGGCAGTCGCTACTTCAGTGGGCATGTCAGCCGTTTTTCATGCGAAGGTCGCCACGGGCGTTACGCTACCTACAAGGCGATAGTTCGGCCGTGGTTGTGGTTCCTGACCCTGGGCAGCGACTGCCGGATCTTCCAGGCATTGAGTGTGCCGGACATCCTCAAGCAGGTGTTTGCGCCCTACAGCATTGCCGATGTCGACACCTCGGGTCTGAGCGCGAGCTACAAGGCCCTGGCTTACTGCGTGCAGTACCGTGAGAGCGATTTTAATTTTGTCAGCCGCCTGATGGAGCGGGAGGGCATCTACTACTTCTTCAAGAGCGCCGCCGACCGTCACACCCTGGTCTTGGCTGATTCCTACGGCGCGCATGCGCCGGCGCCGGGCTATGCCCAGATGCGTTTCATGCCCGCCGCCGGCCCTGCCATGCGCGAGAGTGAGGTGATCTACGACTGGCGCATGAGCGGCGAGGTGGAGCCGGGTGGCTATACGCTGCAGGACTTCGATTTTGAAAGGCCCGGTGCCAACCTGCTGGCCAGGTCGGCCCTGGCGGGCAGTTACCCGCAGTCGCACCATGAGTGTTACGACTACCCCGGTAAATACACCGAGCGCAAACAGGGCGAAACCTATGCCCGCACGTTGATTGAGACGCGGCATGCAGGTACAGGTCGGGTGAGCGGGGCCACGCGAGCGCGTGGGTTGTTTCCCGGTGCACTGATGACCCTTACCGAGCACCCGCGCAGTGAGCAGAACGCGCAGTTCCTGCTGTTGCAGGCACGCTACGTGTTGTCGTCGGACACCTATGAACCGACCCCACCGGCCACGCCTGAACCCCTCCTGACCTGCGAGTTCCAGGCGCTGTCGCGCCAGCAGCAGTTCCGCACGCCTTGGGTTTCGCCCAAGCCGCTGATGCGGGGGCCGCAGACGGCCATCGTGGTGGGCAAGCAGGGTGAAGAGATCTGGACCGACAAGTACGGGCGGATCAAGGTGCAGTTTCACTGGGACCGCGAGGGCAAAGGCGACGAAAACAGTTCCTGCTGGATACGTGTGGCCCAGGGCTGGGCGGGCAAGCGCTGGGGCAGCCTGCATATCCCGCGCACCGGTCAGGAAGTGGTGGTCAGCTTTCTCGAAGGTGATCCTGACCAACCACTGGTCACGGGCAGCGTCTACAACGCCGATACCCTGCCACCTTATGCCCTGCCGGAGCATGCCACGCGTTCGACCCTCAAGAGTCATTCGTCCAAGGGAGGGGCTGGCTACAACGAGCTGCGTTTCGACGACAAGAAAGGTGCGGAACAAGTGTTCCTGCATGCGCAGAAAAACCTTGAGCAGCGCGTGCTCGCGGACGCCCTGGACTGGGTTGGCGGTGACCGCCACTCCTGGGTCGAGCAAGACCTGCGCGAGAAGGTCGGGGGGGATCGTCATTGCGCAGTGGGCGGCGACCGCAACGAGCAGGCCGCTGGGGCTGTGTCCCTGAGCGCGGGTACGGAGATGATCATTGATGGCGCCGCGAAGACCGGCATCACCGCCGGCAACGATGTGCATATCAAGGGTGGGATGAACGTGGTGATCGAAGCCGGAGCGGCCATCACCCTGAAAGTCGGCTCGGCCTTCCTCACCCTTACTCCCGCAGCGATTCTCGCCTCGACCCTTCCTCTTCCCTCGCCTGCGGCCGCCAGTGCCGCCTCTGCGGCGGCGGCGGCAGCAGCCACCGGACCTATCGGTGTGCCACTACTCCCCAAGGAGGCTGACGATGGCAAATAA
- the tssH gene encoding type VI secretion system ATPase TssH, giving the protein MADISRVALFGKLNSLCYRAIESSTVFCKLRGNPYVELVHWLQQLLQLNDSDLLRLTRHYGIDPATLARDLTAALDRLPRGSTSVTDLSSQVEEAVERAWVYATLMLGESQVRSGHLLLALLKTSTLRNGLYGVSREFNKVRVEELSEQFGVLLNGSPEARMTANDGFQLPGEEAGALAPAGPGRQDALQRFTVDLTEQARTNRMDPVVGRDEEIRQLIDILMRRRQNNPLLVGEAGVGKTAVVEGFAQRIARGDVPPSLRDVQLLALDVGLLQAGASMKGEFEQRLRSVIDEVHTRLKPVVLFIDETHTLVGAGGTAGTGDAANLLKPALARGALRTIGATTFAEYKKHIEKDPALSRRFQTVQVEEPDEPRALLMLRGIAHTLQAHHQVQILDSALDAAVRLSNRYIPARQLPDKAVSLIDTACARVAVSLHATPAEVDDSRRRIEALDTELTIIARETAIGVQTASRQALAEAARATEHERLRGLEGRWHRELALVTQIMALRNSAAGTAEREAQRGQLHLLQEQLAQLQGETPLVLINVDEQAVASVVQDWTGIPVGRMVKNEIESVLRLADRLGQRIIGQDHALEMIARRVQTSRAGLDNPGKPVGVFMLAGTSGVGKTETALALAELMYGGEHNVITLNMSEYQEAHSVSSLKGAPPGYVGYGEGGVLTEAVRRKPYSVVLLDEVEKAHPDVHELFFQVFDKGWMEDGEGRVIDFKHSLILLTTNVGTGVITHQCRDVQAMPAPDAIAKALREPLLAVFPPALLGRLVVVPYYPLNDAMLDRIIRLQLRRIEQRIADGHKLPFSYSDDVVRLIASRCTELDSGGRMIESILSHSMLPAISREFLNRLLLGSPATHVRVDVEGGEFTYVFTER; this is encoded by the coding sequence ATGGCTGATATCAGTCGCGTCGCGCTTTTCGGCAAACTCAACAGCCTGTGCTATCGGGCGATTGAAAGCAGTACGGTGTTCTGCAAGTTGCGGGGCAACCCCTACGTGGAACTGGTGCATTGGTTGCAACAGCTCCTGCAATTGAACGATTCGGACCTGTTGCGGCTGACCCGTCATTACGGCATCGATCCGGCCACCTTGGCCCGCGACCTCACCGCGGCCCTCGACCGTTTGCCACGGGGCTCGACCTCGGTGACGGATTTGTCTTCGCAGGTCGAGGAAGCCGTGGAGCGCGCCTGGGTCTACGCCACCCTGATGCTGGGCGAGTCCCAGGTGCGCTCCGGGCACTTGCTGCTGGCATTGCTGAAAACCTCGACGCTGCGCAATGGCCTGTATGGCGTGTCCCGCGAGTTCAACAAGGTCCGCGTCGAAGAACTCAGCGAGCAGTTCGGCGTGTTGCTCAACGGGTCTCCCGAAGCTCGGATGACGGCCAATGATGGCTTCCAGCTGCCGGGCGAGGAGGCCGGTGCACTGGCGCCGGCTGGCCCAGGCAGGCAGGACGCGTTGCAGCGCTTCACCGTCGACCTGACTGAACAGGCGCGCACCAACCGCATGGACCCCGTCGTCGGCCGCGATGAAGAGATCCGCCAACTGATCGACATCCTGATGCGCCGCCGCCAGAACAATCCGCTGCTGGTGGGGGAGGCGGGTGTCGGCAAGACCGCCGTGGTCGAAGGTTTCGCCCAGCGCATTGCACGGGGCGACGTGCCGCCGAGCCTTCGGGATGTGCAACTGCTCGCCCTCGATGTGGGCTTGTTGCAGGCCGGTGCGAGCATGAAAGGCGAGTTCGAACAGCGCCTGCGGTCGGTGATCGATGAGGTACACACGCGCCTCAAACCGGTGGTGCTGTTTATCGACGAAACCCACACCCTGGTTGGCGCCGGCGGTACAGCCGGGACCGGGGATGCCGCCAACCTGCTGAAGCCGGCGCTGGCCCGTGGCGCGTTACGTACGATAGGCGCCACCACGTTTGCCGAGTACAAGAAACACATTGAAAAAGACCCGGCCTTGAGCCGGCGCTTTCAGACCGTGCAGGTCGAGGAACCGGATGAACCCCGTGCCTTGCTGATGCTGCGAGGTATTGCCCACACCCTGCAGGCGCATCATCAGGTGCAGATCCTCGATTCGGCGCTGGACGCGGCGGTGCGTTTGTCCAACCGCTATATCCCGGCACGGCAACTACCGGACAAGGCGGTCAGCCTTATCGACACTGCGTGTGCCCGCGTCGCCGTCAGCCTGCACGCCACGCCCGCTGAAGTGGACGATAGCCGCCGGCGTATCGAGGCGCTGGACACCGAGCTCACGATCATTGCGCGTGAAACCGCCATCGGCGTGCAAACCGCCAGTCGGCAGGCGTTGGCCGAGGCTGCGCGGGCGACTGAACATGAGCGTTTGAGGGGGCTTGAAGGCCGTTGGCACCGCGAGTTGGCGCTGGTGACGCAGATAATGGCTCTGCGCAATTCGGCCGCTGGGACCGCCGAGCGTGAAGCGCAGCGGGGGCAGTTGCACCTCTTGCAGGAGCAACTCGCACAGCTGCAAGGCGAAACCCCGCTGGTGCTGATCAACGTCGACGAACAGGCGGTGGCCTCGGTGGTGCAGGACTGGACAGGCATTCCCGTGGGCCGCATGGTCAAGAACGAAATCGAAAGCGTCTTGCGCCTGGCTGACCGCCTGGGCCAGCGCATTATCGGCCAGGACCATGCGCTGGAGATGATCGCCCGTCGTGTCCAGACCTCCCGCGCCGGCCTCGACAACCCCGGCAAACCGGTGGGTGTATTCATGCTCGCCGGTACCTCGGGGGTGGGAAAGACCGAGACGGCCCTGGCCCTGGCGGAGTTGATGTATGGCGGTGAACACAACGTCATCACGCTCAATATGAGCGAATACCAGGAAGCCCATAGCGTCTCCAGCCTCAAAGGTGCACCGCCAGGGTACGTCGGGTACGGCGAGGGTGGCGTGCTCACCGAGGCCGTAAGGCGCAAGCCCTACAGCGTGGTCCTGCTGGACGAAGTGGAGAAGGCTCATCCGGATGTGCACGAGTTGTTTTTCCAGGTGTTCGACAAAGGCTGGATGGAGGACGGTGAAGGCCGCGTCATCGACTTCAAGCACAGCCTGATCCTGTTGACCACCAATGTCGGTACTGGCGTGATCACTCACCAGTGCCGTGATGTGCAAGCCATGCCGGCACCAGACGCCATCGCCAAAGCCTTGCGCGAGCCGCTGCTGGCTGTGTTCCCGCCCGCATTGCTCGGCCGCCTGGTGGTGGTCCCGTATTACCCGCTGAACGACGCCATGCTCGATCGCATCATCCGCCTGCAGTTGCGGCGGATCGAACAGCGTATCGCCGACGGCCACAAGCTCCCGTTCAGCTACAGCGACGATGTGGTGCGGCTGATCGCCAGTCGCTGCACCGAGTTGGACAGCGGTGGACGGATGATCGAATCGATCCTCTCCCATTCGATGTTACCGGCGATCAGTCGTGAGTTTCTCAACCGCCTGTTGCTGGGTTCCCCAGCGACTCATGTCCGGGTCGACGTCGAGGGTGGCGAGTTTACTTATGTGTTTACGGAGCGGTAG